In Candidatus Cloacimonadota bacterium, a single genomic region encodes these proteins:
- a CDS encoding S8 family serine peptidase has translation MKKLILLSLLIVAVSAMFAVKFDPDYFYSRSVIVCFTKDAVGNDTGKIDWSVQNGRACTGLGSFDELAAEYGIVELQQMHPYVKVPTWNDNGIYLQNTYRLILDSDDRIDAAVEALAKDHNLIYAELEGIARSKFVPNDPMVTQQYTHTRIQSFDAWDYIQGSFDVKVAITDSGVKWNHPDLRGNIWVNPAESPGMTINWDAGTITGGNGVDAGEGGNKIDDLVGWDFYNSDNNPIQTYASNDHGTHVAGCAGAVGNNAIGLVGTSPIVSLISCKGASNTSPSQGISYAYDQIKYSAEVGAHIINASWGSPGTGAYPNSIVNYATALGALVVSAAGNENTEHNASYQDYPADCTNALCVASTGQNDVKSSFSDYGTPIDICAPGEGILSTIIAGNGYDAYDGTSMASPVAAGVCALVKALHPELTPAQLMQRVMMTADYIYEANPTYVDKLGAGRINAFTATMFDKIPNITIDATAVEEFDGDGDGIPNPGETIRLKVSLNNYLDPFTGLAWLTATGLSATLTTSYPGITIIDNTASYGNLTPGSTMWNNSQPFKFQAISALPSEPIPFELVVTANPGAAFPYTKTIPFQVNLSLIQSGWPVALGGASTSSAIIHSIDANPDQEIIFGDPSGNIHAVKEGGASVAGFPINVGCAVVGSIAMGDVDNNGVKDFAASLQNNNIMLFGPAGNTLWTAPAGGTLRNGPVIADLANNNQSKVIAVTQTGSLVVLNGDSTPYPNFPVALGGACLGTPAVADLNGDGIHEILVATLNGALHAINSATGQNIAGFPVTMQGGSQNPITIANLDSDNHPEIIVTTSTAGYVLAYNHDGTVLFQKNVGGQFKTGAVVADVNGDGNQEIIVIGATGMVNVLTPTGTDLPGTPINVGQAVECTPTVAYFDGDNQAGIIFGDTNGYVHSVRLDGTESANFPIRINGNVKTSAALSDIDLDGDLDIVIPNDASFYVIDVKRPAQSIAWPCYLGGYNRAGNSFQHTPAADNTTPGLTTGLKGNFPNPFNPSTQISFELASPGAVNLEIYNQKGQLVKTLLDAELPAGAHTTEWNGLDANNSPVSSGVYFYRMRSGKFSSTRKMVLMK, from the coding sequence ATGAAAAAGCTGATCCTCCTGAGCCTGCTGATCGTCGCGGTGAGCGCGATGTTCGCGGTTAAATTCGACCCCGACTACTTTTACTCCCGGTCCGTGATCGTTTGTTTCACCAAAGACGCGGTGGGCAACGACACCGGAAAGATAGACTGGTCCGTGCAAAACGGACGTGCCTGCACCGGCCTGGGTTCCTTCGACGAACTGGCCGCGGAATACGGGATCGTGGAACTGCAGCAGATGCATCCATACGTGAAAGTTCCCACCTGGAACGACAACGGGATCTACCTGCAAAACACCTATCGCCTGATCCTGGATTCCGACGACCGCATCGACGCCGCCGTGGAGGCCCTGGCCAAGGACCACAACCTCATCTACGCGGAGCTGGAAGGCATCGCGCGCAGCAAATTCGTACCCAATGACCCCATGGTAACCCAGCAATACACCCACACCCGCATCCAAAGCTTTGACGCCTGGGACTACATCCAGGGCTCATTCGACGTCAAGGTGGCCATCACAGATTCCGGCGTGAAATGGAACCACCCGGACCTGCGGGGCAACATCTGGGTCAATCCCGCCGAATCACCCGGCATGACCATCAACTGGGATGCCGGCACCATCACCGGCGGCAATGGCGTTGACGCCGGAGAAGGCGGAAACAAGATAGATGACCTGGTGGGCTGGGATTTTTACAACAGCGACAACAACCCGATCCAAACCTACGCCTCGAACGACCACGGCACCCACGTGGCCGGTTGCGCCGGCGCCGTTGGCAACAACGCCATCGGCCTGGTGGGCACCTCGCCCATCGTCTCCCTCATTTCCTGCAAGGGCGCTTCCAATACCTCGCCCTCCCAGGGAATTTCCTACGCTTACGACCAGATCAAATACTCCGCCGAAGTTGGCGCCCACATCATCAACGCCAGCTGGGGCAGTCCCGGAACAGGCGCCTACCCCAATTCCATAGTGAATTACGCCACCGCCCTTGGCGCCCTGGTGGTCTCCGCCGCCGGCAACGAAAACACGGAACACAACGCCAGCTATCAGGATTACCCGGCCGACTGCACCAACGCCCTCTGCGTGGCTTCCACCGGCCAGAATGACGTTAAATCCAGCTTTTCAGACTACGGCACCCCCATCGACATCTGCGCCCCCGGCGAAGGCATTCTCTCCACCATCATTGCTGGAAACGGTTACGACGCCTATGACGGCACCTCGATGGCCTCGCCCGTGGCTGCCGGCGTCTGCGCCCTGGTGAAGGCCCTGCATCCGGAACTCACCCCCGCCCAGCTGATGCAGCGAGTGATGATGACCGCCGACTACATCTACGAAGCCAATCCCACCTATGTGGACAAGCTTGGCGCCGGACGCATCAACGCTTTCACCGCCACCATGTTTGACAAGATCCCCAACATCACCATCGACGCCACCGCTGTGGAAGAGTTCGACGGCGACGGCGACGGCATCCCCAATCCCGGCGAAACCATCCGGCTGAAAGTTTCCCTGAACAACTACCTGGATCCCTTCACCGGCCTGGCCTGGCTCACCGCCACCGGTCTCAGCGCCACCCTCACCACCAGCTATCCCGGCATCACCATCATCGACAACACAGCCAGCTACGGCAACCTGACCCCTGGCAGCACGATGTGGAACAACAGCCAGCCCTTCAAGTTCCAGGCCATCTCCGCTTTGCCTTCGGAACCCATCCCCTTTGAACTGGTGGTCACTGCCAACCCCGGAGCGGCGTTCCCCTACACCAAAACCATTCCCTTCCAGGTGAACCTTTCCCTCATCCAATCCGGCTGGCCGGTGGCCCTCGGCGGTGCCTCCACCTCCAGCGCCATCATCCACAGCATCGACGCCAACCCGGACCAGGAGATCATTTTCGGCGATCCCTCAGGAAACATCCACGCCGTGAAGGAAGGCGGAGCATCTGTTGCCGGCTTCCCCATCAACGTGGGCTGCGCCGTGGTGGGATCGATCGCCATGGGCGACGTTGACAACAACGGCGTGAAAGACTTTGCCGCCAGCCTTCAAAACAACAACATCATGCTGTTCGGCCCTGCCGGAAACACCCTCTGGACGGCACCCGCGGGCGGAACCCTGCGCAACGGGCCCGTGATCGCCGATCTGGCCAACAACAACCAAAGCAAGGTGATCGCCGTCACCCAGACCGGCAGCCTGGTGGTGCTCAATGGCGACAGCACCCCCTATCCCAATTTCCCCGTGGCCCTGGGCGGCGCCTGCCTTGGCACCCCGGCCGTGGCCGACCTAAACGGTGACGGCATCCACGAGATCCTCGTGGCCACCCTCAATGGCGCCCTCCACGCCATCAACAGCGCCACCGGACAGAACATCGCCGGCTTCCCCGTGACCATGCAGGGCGGCTCCCAGAATCCCATCACCATCGCCAACCTCGATTCCGACAACCACCCCGAGATCATCGTCACCACCAGCACCGCCGGCTATGTGCTGGCCTACAACCACGACGGAACCGTGCTCTTCCAGAAAAACGTGGGTGGACAGTTCAAGACCGGGGCCGTGGTGGCCGATGTGAACGGCGACGGCAACCAGGAGATCATCGTGATCGGTGCCACCGGCATGGTGAACGTGCTCACTCCCACCGGGACCGACCTGCCCGGAACCCCCATCAACGTTGGCCAGGCCGTGGAATGCACACCCACCGTGGCCTATTTTGACGGCGACAACCAAGCCGGCATCATCTTCGGCGACACCAACGGCTACGTGCACAGCGTCAGGCTCGACGGCACCGAATCCGCCAATTTCCCCATCCGCATCAACGGCAACGTGAAAACTTCCGCCGCCCTCAGCGACATCGATCTGGACGGCGATCTGGACATCGTGATCCCGAACGACGCCTCCTTCTACGTGATCGACGTGAAACGCCCCGCCCAAAGCATTGCCTGGCCCTGCTACCTGGGAGGCTACAACCGCGCCGGGAACTCTTTCCAACACACTCCCGCGGCGGACAACACCACTCCCGGCCTGACCACCGGGCTCAAGGGCAATTTCCCCAATCCCTTCAATCCCAGCACCCAGATCAGCTTCGAGCTGGCCTCACCCGGTGCCGTGAACCTCGAGATCTACAACCAGAAGGGCCAACTGGTGAAAACACTGCTTGACGCTGAGCTGCCAGCTGGTGCCCACACCACGGAATGGAACGGACTTGACGCCAACAATTCCCCCGTGAGCAGCGGAGTCTATTTCTACCGTATGCGCTCCGGCAAATTCAGCTCCACCCGTAAAATGGTGTTGATGAAGTAA
- a CDS encoding radical SAM protein: protein MPDKQYGSNKFQDLAWIAAHWGYYLRLNGHVLMQRVPLRELIELKYPLRLPDPPKPPLLSVDFTDACDLACVYCNNPLFPHPRTMMSDEVFGCLLENLRAAKINRVRIGGGEPMLHPKCAEMLTKLAPLTRYLSVITNGQWQDPHHIDEILLSGVNLIEISIDAGGAKVYEASRKNASYLRLIRNLRHMRALRDRLNSRTLIKARLMLRPSTRHLERSETLFWKRYADTVLPQLLLKHPDSEYDTDVFYAPVYDQHTAPVCTLPFKDLEVRPDGRVPICPAKGCAIDPAKQQFLGHICQDALLDIWNGPEFKAMRQAHRDRRGDILEGCKGCNYS from the coding sequence TTGCCCGACAAACAATATGGATCGAACAAATTTCAAGACCTGGCCTGGATTGCCGCCCACTGGGGCTACTATCTGCGCCTGAACGGCCACGTGCTGATGCAGCGAGTGCCCCTGCGCGAGCTGATCGAACTCAAATATCCGCTCCGCCTGCCCGATCCGCCCAAACCACCCCTGCTCTCTGTCGATTTCACCGACGCCTGCGACCTCGCCTGCGTGTATTGCAACAATCCGCTTTTCCCCCACCCCCGCACCATGATGAGCGATGAGGTTTTCGGCTGCCTGTTGGAAAACCTCCGCGCCGCCAAGATCAACCGCGTGCGCATCGGTGGCGGCGAGCCCATGTTGCATCCCAAATGCGCGGAAATGCTCACCAAGCTGGCCCCCCTCACCAGATACCTCTCCGTGATCACCAACGGCCAGTGGCAGGACCCTCACCACATCGACGAGATCCTGCTTTCCGGCGTGAACCTGATCGAGATCTCCATCGATGCCGGTGGCGCCAAGGTCTATGAAGCCTCCCGCAAAAACGCCAGCTACCTGCGCCTGATCCGCAACCTGCGGCACATGCGCGCGTTGCGGGACAGGCTGAACAGCAGGACCCTCATCAAAGCCCGCCTGATGCTGCGCCCTTCCACCCGGCACCTGGAACGCTCTGAAACCCTCTTCTGGAAACGCTATGCCGACACCGTGCTGCCCCAGCTGCTGCTCAAGCATCCGGATTCGGAATACGACACCGACGTTTTCTACGCCCCGGTTTACGACCAGCACACAGCTCCCGTCTGCACCCTGCCCTTCAAGGACCTGGAAGTTAGGCCCGACGGACGCGTCCCCATCTGCCCCGCCAAAGGCTGCGCCATCGATCCCGCCAAACAGCAGTTCCTCGGCCACATCTGCCAGGATGCCCTGCTGGACATCTGGAACGGCCCGGAGTTCAAAGCCATGCGCCAGGCCCACCGCGACAGACGCGGAGACATCCTGGAAGGCTGCAAGGGCTGCAACTACAGCTGA